In Streptomyces sp. NBC_00091, the following proteins share a genomic window:
- a CDS encoding transglycosylase domain-containing protein: protein MGKKRSGAGLTGPQQAAKFLGVSVLSGVVLAGIAIPGAGALGLAAKGTVEGFDEIPANLKTPPLSQRTTILDAEGGLIATVYSRDRQVVPLTAISPYMQKAIVAIEDSRFYEHGAVDLKGILRAVNRNAQEGGAAQGASTLTQQYVKNVFVEEAGDDETKVREAQEKSLGRKIRELKYSIQVEEELGKKKILENYLNITYFGQQAYGIESAAQRYFSKPAKDLTLDESALLAGLVQSPSRYDPVNDSQEAMKRRNVVLQRMADMKDISQTEADEAKKKPVQLKVTRPKNGCITAVKGAGFFCDFVRATFLSDTVFGKTREERAKIWNQGGLTVRTTLDPQSQEAANASIKDHVNEDDSIATAVTMVQPGTGKVLAMGQSKPYGFGKNETQINYSVDKRMGGSNFGFQVGSTFKPFIAAAAMEQGMEPTKVYSAPNKMEYPSPVSRCTGPAWQNVPVGGKRETAENETRDEVGPYALKTAMEKSINTYFVQMIGDIGLCPVTEMTQKLGVVPADGSKLPESPSIALGSAELSPLTMANAYATFANRGVYCTPIALESITDAHGKALAVPKSKCDRAMAQDTADAINTLLRGVVDSGTGERAGLTDRDNAGKTGTTDNRYNAWFVGYTPNLSGAVWVGSGGTKKITMEDITIGGTYYPKVFGGGLPGPIWKDAVSGALAGREAPGFASVSIPEPSAGGSGAGTGTGNGNNGGRGNTPPPIPRKPGKPGKPGGDAKPGGTTVGGTTIGGIVGGSTGGTTPTTPVPGITPDTGLLGGRETQ from the coding sequence ATGGGAAAGAAGCGCTCGGGCGCAGGGCTGACGGGGCCGCAGCAGGCCGCCAAGTTCCTCGGGGTGTCGGTTCTCTCCGGAGTCGTACTTGCCGGCATCGCGATCCCGGGCGCAGGTGCGCTGGGCCTCGCCGCCAAGGGCACGGTCGAGGGTTTCGATGAGATCCCGGCCAATCTCAAGACGCCTCCGCTGAGCCAGCGCACCACGATTCTGGACGCGGAGGGTGGCTTGATCGCCACCGTCTATTCACGGGACCGGCAAGTGGTGCCGCTCACGGCCATCTCGCCGTACATGCAGAAGGCGATCGTCGCGATCGAGGACTCGCGTTTCTACGAGCACGGCGCGGTCGACCTCAAGGGCATCCTGCGCGCGGTGAACCGCAACGCGCAGGAGGGCGGCGCGGCGCAGGGCGCCTCGACGCTCACCCAGCAGTACGTGAAGAACGTGTTCGTCGAGGAGGCCGGCGACGACGAGACGAAGGTGCGCGAGGCCCAGGAGAAGAGCCTGGGACGCAAGATCCGCGAGCTGAAGTACTCGATCCAGGTCGAGGAGGAACTCGGGAAGAAGAAGATCCTCGAAAACTACCTCAACATCACCTACTTCGGTCAGCAGGCCTACGGGATCGAGTCCGCGGCGCAGCGCTACTTCAGCAAGCCGGCCAAGGACCTGACCCTGGACGAGTCGGCGCTGCTGGCGGGCCTCGTGCAGTCGCCGAGCCGCTACGACCCGGTGAACGACTCGCAGGAGGCGATGAAGCGCCGCAACGTCGTCCTCCAGCGGATGGCCGACATGAAGGACATCTCGCAGACCGAGGCGGACGAGGCGAAGAAGAAGCCCGTCCAGCTGAAGGTGACCCGGCCGAAGAACGGCTGCATCACCGCGGTCAAGGGCGCGGGCTTCTTCTGCGACTTCGTGCGCGCCACCTTCCTGTCCGACACGGTCTTCGGCAAGACCCGCGAGGAGCGGGCGAAGATCTGGAACCAGGGCGGCCTGACGGTCCGTACGACCCTGGACCCGCAGTCGCAGGAGGCCGCCAACGCCTCGATCAAGGACCACGTCAACGAGGACGACTCGATCGCCACGGCCGTGACCATGGTGCAGCCGGGCACCGGGAAGGTCCTGGCGATGGGCCAGTCGAAGCCGTACGGCTTCGGGAAGAACGAGACGCAGATCAACTACTCCGTGGACAAGCGGATGGGCGGCTCGAACTTCGGCTTCCAGGTGGGCTCCACGTTCAAGCCGTTCATCGCGGCCGCCGCCATGGAGCAGGGCATGGAGCCGACGAAGGTCTACTCGGCCCCGAACAAGATGGAGTACCCGAGCCCGGTGTCCCGGTGCACGGGCCCGGCCTGGCAGAACGTGCCGGTGGGCGGCAAGCGGGAGACGGCCGAGAACGAGACCCGGGACGAGGTCGGCCCGTACGCGCTGAAGACGGCGATGGAGAAGTCCATCAACACCTACTTCGTGCAGATGATCGGTGACATCGGGCTGTGCCCGGTGACCGAGATGACGCAGAAGCTCGGCGTGGTCCCGGCCGACGGTTCGAAGCTGCCCGAGTCGCCGTCCATCGCCCTCGGCTCCGCCGAGCTGTCCCCGCTGACGATGGCCAACGCCTACGCCACCTTCGCCAACCGGGGCGTCTACTGCACCCCGATCGCCCTGGAGTCGATCACCGACGCCCACGGCAAGGCGCTCGCGGTGCCGAAGAGCAAGTGCGACCGGGCGATGGCCCAGGACACCGCCGACGCCATCAACACCCTGCTGCGCGGGGTGGTCGACTCCGGTACGGGTGAGCGGGCCGGTCTGACCGACCGCGACAACGCGGGCAAGACCGGGACCACCGACAACCGCTACAACGCCTGGTTCGTGGGTTACACCCCGAACCTGTCCGGCGCGGTGTGGGTCGGCTCGGGCGGTACGAAGAAGATCACGATGGAGGACATCACCATCGGCGGCACGTACTACCCGAAGGTCTTCGGCGGTGGTCTGCCCGGTCCGATCTGGAAGGACGCCGTCTCGGGCGCGCTGGCCGGCCGCGAGGCCCCCGGCTTCGCCTCGGTCAGCATCCCGGAGCCCTCGGCCGGCGGGAGCGGGGCCGGGACCGGGACCGGCAACGGCAACAACGGCGGCCGGGGCAACACCCCTCCGCCGATCCCGCGCAAGCCGGGAAAGCCGGGCAAGCCGGGCGGTGACGCCAAGCCCGGCGGCACGACCGTCGGCGGCACGACCATCGGCGGGATCGTCGGCGGCAGTACGGGCGGGACGACCCCGACCACCCCGGTCCCCGGGATCACCCCGGACACGGGCCTGCTCGGCGGCCGCGAGACCCAGTAG
- a CDS encoding WhiB family transcriptional regulator has translation MGWVTDWSAQAACRTTDPDELFVQGAAQNRAKAVCTGCPVRTECLADALDNRVEFGVWGGMTERERRALLRRRPTVTSWRRLLETARTEYERSTGILTVDVDAEIDVSYETYAAAG, from the coding sequence ATGGGCTGGGTTACCGACTGGAGTGCGCAGGCAGCCTGCCGCACTACCGATCCGGATGAACTGTTCGTTCAAGGAGCGGCACAGAACAGGGCCAAGGCGGTGTGCACCGGATGTCCGGTGCGGACCGAGTGCCTGGCCGACGCGCTCGACAATCGTGTCGAGTTCGGAGTGTGGGGCGGAATGACCGAGCGGGAACGACGCGCCTTGTTGCGCCGGCGTCCCACCGTCACCTCGTGGCGACGGCTGCTCGAAACCGCCCGCACGGAGTACGAGCGCAGTACGGGCATCCTCACCGTGGATGTCGACGCGGAGATCGACGTGTCGTACGAGACCTACGCGGCAGCCGGGTAA
- a CDS encoding ArsA family ATPase: MSEGGESMGLDTPQRLAVDALLDDPKTRIIVCCGAGGVGKTTTAAALGVRAAERGRKVVVLTIDPARRLAQSMGIDSLDNTPRRVPGIEGSTRGDGELHAMMLDMKRTFDEIVESHAEGERAQAILANPFYQSLSAGFAGTQEYMAMEKLGQLRAKDDWDLIVVDTPPSRSALDFLDAPKRLGSFLDGKFIRVLMAPAKVGGRAGMKFLNVGMSMMTGTLSKLMGASLLKDVQTFVAAMDTMFGGFRTRADATFRLLQAPGTAFLVVAAPEPDALREAAYFVERLAAERMPLAGLVLNRVHGSDAEQLSAERALAAAENLEEGGIVDQESGKAGLGDAADDGSPGADDADRIDTDQVDMDRIDVDRITAGLLRLHAERMQVIAREQRTRDRFTSLHPEVAVAEVAALPGDVHDLAGLRAIGERLAAGVPAGA; encoded by the coding sequence ATGAGCGAGGGCGGGGAGAGCATGGGCCTGGACACGCCGCAGCGGCTGGCGGTCGACGCGCTGCTGGACGACCCGAAGACCCGGATCATCGTGTGCTGCGGCGCGGGCGGGGTCGGCAAGACGACCACGGCCGCGGCGCTGGGCGTACGGGCGGCCGAGCGCGGGCGGAAGGTGGTCGTGCTGACCATCGACCCGGCCCGCAGGCTGGCCCAGTCGATGGGGATCGACTCGCTGGACAACACCCCGCGCCGGGTGCCCGGGATAGAGGGCAGCACCAGGGGCGACGGCGAACTGCACGCCATGATGCTGGACATGAAGCGGACCTTCGACGAGATCGTCGAGTCGCACGCGGAGGGCGAGCGGGCGCAGGCGATCCTGGCGAACCCCTTCTACCAGTCCCTGTCGGCCGGCTTCGCGGGCACGCAGGAGTACATGGCGATGGAGAAGCTGGGGCAGCTGCGGGCCAAGGACGACTGGGACCTGATCGTCGTGGACACCCCGCCGAGCCGGTCCGCGCTGGACTTCCTCGACGCGCCGAAGCGGCTCGGGTCGTTCCTGGACGGGAAGTTCATCCGGGTGCTGATGGCTCCGGCGAAGGTCGGCGGGCGGGCCGGGATGAAGTTCCTCAACGTCGGCATGTCGATGATGACCGGCACGCTGAGCAAGCTGATGGGCGCCTCGCTGCTGAAGGACGTCCAGACCTTCGTGGCGGCGATGGACACGATGTTCGGCGGGTTCCGGACCCGCGCGGACGCGACGTTCCGGCTGCTCCAGGCTCCCGGTACGGCCTTCCTCGTGGTCGCGGCTCCCGAGCCGGACGCCCTGCGCGAGGCGGCGTACTTCGTGGAGCGGCTGGCCGCGGAGCGGATGCCGCTGGCCGGCCTGGTGCTGAACCGGGTGCACGGAAGCGACGCGGAACAGCTGTCGGCGGAGCGGGCCCTGGCCGCCGCAGAGAATCTTGAAGAAGGCGGCATTGTCGATCAGGAGTCCGGGAAAGCTGGACTTGGCGACGCCGCCGACGACGGCTCCCCCGGCGCGGACGACGCGGACCGGATCGACACGGACCAGGTCGACATGGACCGGATCGACGTGGACCGGATCACGGCAGGACTGCTGCGCCTGCATGCCGAGCGGATGCAGGTGATCGCGCGTGAGCAGCGCACACGCGATCGCTTCACCTCTCTGCACCCTGAGGTGGCGGTGGCCGAAGTGGCCGCCCTGCCCGGCGATGTGCACGACCTCGCCGGGCTGCGGGCCATCGGAGAGCGACTCGCGGCCGGGGTTCCGGCCGGAGCGTAG
- a CDS encoding ArsA-related P-loop ATPase, giving the protein MSRLQVVSGKGGTGKTTVAAALALALAREGRRTLLVEVEGRQGIAQLFGTEALPYEERKIAVAPGTGGGEVYALAIDAERALLDYLQMFYKLGSAGRALKKLGAIDFATTIAPGLRDVLLTGKACEAVRRKDKAGRYVYDHVIMDAPPTGRITRFLNVNDEVAGLARFGPIHNQAQAVMKVLKSPDTAVHLVTLLEEMPVQETADGIDELVGAGLPVGRVIVNMVRPHHLDEDTLRSAAEGRRTEIAKALSRAGLGGARRGGLAERLVEPLLTQAAEHASRVELEREQRAVLAGLRVPTYELPLLGSGMELAGLYELATELRKQVDAE; this is encoded by the coding sequence GTGAGCAGGCTCCAGGTGGTCAGCGGCAAGGGCGGCACCGGCAAGACCACGGTCGCCGCGGCACTCGCGTTGGCCCTCGCGCGCGAGGGCAGGCGGACTCTTCTCGTGGAGGTCGAGGGCAGGCAGGGCATCGCACAGCTTTTCGGCACGGAAGCGCTCCCCTACGAGGAGCGGAAGATCGCCGTGGCGCCCGGCACGGGCGGAGGTGAGGTGTACGCGCTCGCCATCGACGCCGAACGGGCGCTGCTGGACTACCTCCAGATGTTCTACAAGCTCGGCTCGGCCGGCCGCGCCCTGAAGAAGCTCGGCGCGATCGACTTCGCGACGACGATCGCGCCGGGTCTGCGGGATGTGCTGTTGACCGGCAAGGCGTGCGAGGCGGTGCGGCGCAAGGACAAGGCCGGCCGCTACGTCTACGACCACGTGATCATGGACGCTCCGCCGACCGGGCGGATCACCCGCTTCCTGAACGTCAACGACGAGGTGGCGGGGCTGGCCCGGTTCGGGCCGATCCACAACCAGGCGCAGGCCGTCATGAAGGTGCTCAAGTCCCCGGACACCGCCGTGCACCTGGTGACCCTGCTGGAGGAGATGCCCGTCCAGGAGACCGCGGACGGGATCGACGAGCTGGTGGGGGCGGGGCTGCCCGTCGGCCGGGTGATCGTCAACATGGTGCGTCCGCACCACCTGGACGAGGACACCCTGCGCTCGGCGGCGGAGGGCCGCCGTACGGAGATCGCCAAGGCCCTGTCCCGGGCCGGGCTGGGCGGTGCGCGGCGGGGCGGGCTGGCCGAGCGGCTGGTGGAGCCGCTCCTCACGCAGGCAGCCGAGCACGCGAGCCGGGTGGAGCTGGAGCGGGAGCAGCGCGCGGTGTTGGCGGGGCTGCGGGTGCCGACGTACGAACTCCCCCTGCTCGGCTCGGGGATGGAGCTGGCCGGGCTGTACGAGCTGGCGACGGAACTCCGCAAGCAGGTGGACGCCGAATGA
- a CDS encoding DUF4177 domain-containing protein, with protein sequence MTKKFEYATVPLLVHATKQILDTWGEDGWELVQVVPGPNNPEQLVAYLKREKA encoded by the coding sequence ATGACCAAGAAGTTCGAATACGCGACGGTCCCCCTGCTGGTTCACGCCACCAAGCAGATCCTGGACACCTGGGGCGAGGACGGCTGGGAGCTCGTCCAGGTCGTGCCCGGCCCGAACAACCCCGAGCAGCTCGTGGCCTACCTCAAGCGGGAGAAGGCATGA
- a CDS encoding RidA family protein, with translation MSGVVEAKLAELGLTLPEVVPPLATYQPAVRSGAYVYTAGQLPMVQGKLPVTGKVGAEVSAEQAKELAATCALNALAAVKSVVGDLDRIARVVKVVGFVASAPDFTAQPGVLNGASELLGAVLGDKGVHARSAVGVAVLPLDAPVEVEIQVELTDS, from the coding sequence ATGAGCGGCGTCGTCGAGGCGAAGCTGGCCGAGCTCGGCCTGACCCTGCCCGAGGTCGTCCCGCCGCTGGCCACGTACCAGCCGGCGGTCCGGTCGGGCGCGTACGTGTACACCGCCGGGCAGCTGCCGATGGTGCAGGGCAAGCTCCCCGTGACCGGCAAGGTCGGCGCGGAGGTCTCCGCGGAGCAGGCCAAGGAGCTGGCGGCGACCTGCGCGCTGAACGCCCTGGCCGCCGTCAAGTCCGTGGTCGGTGACCTGGACCGGATCGCCCGTGTGGTGAAGGTCGTCGGTTTCGTCGCCTCGGCCCCCGACTTCACGGCGCAGCCGGGCGTGCTGAACGGTGCGAGCGAGCTGCTGGGCGCGGTGCTCGGCGACAAGGGCGTCCACGCCCGCAGCGCGGTCGGCGTGGCGGTCCTCCCGCTGGACGCCCCGGTCGAGGTCGAGATCCAGGTCGAACTGACCGATTCCTGA
- a CDS encoding NUDIX hydrolase, with translation MPNGQHGQPSPSQPAGGQWYPPEWPDRIRALADGSLTPVAPRRAATVMLLRDTPAGPAVHMLRRRASMAFAGGAYAYPGGGVDPRDEDHRTGWAGPSQQDWAARLGTDAATAQAIVCGAVRETFEEAGVLLAGETPDTVVGDTTGDDWEADRESLVARELSFAEFLDRRRLLLRSDLLGAWARWITPEFEPRRYDTWFFVAALPEGQRTRNASTEADRTVWIRPADAAAGYDKGELLMMPPTISTLRSLEPYGHAADALAAAGAQDLTPVLAQAALEDGVLVLSWPGHDEFTKRVRPGGPA, from the coding sequence ATGCCGAATGGTCAGCACGGTCAGCCGTCGCCCAGCCAGCCCGCCGGAGGGCAGTGGTACCCCCCGGAGTGGCCCGACCGCATCCGCGCGCTCGCGGACGGGTCCCTCACCCCGGTGGCGCCCAGACGTGCCGCCACCGTGATGCTGCTCCGTGACACCCCCGCCGGACCCGCCGTGCACATGCTGCGCCGCCGCGCCTCCATGGCCTTCGCCGGCGGCGCCTACGCCTACCCCGGTGGCGGGGTCGACCCCCGCGACGAGGACCACCGCACCGGCTGGGCCGGCCCCTCCCAGCAGGACTGGGCGGCACGCCTCGGCACCGACGCCGCCACCGCCCAGGCGATCGTCTGCGGGGCGGTCCGCGAGACCTTCGAGGAGGCCGGGGTCCTGCTCGCCGGCGAGACCCCGGACACCGTCGTCGGCGACACCACCGGCGACGACTGGGAGGCCGACCGAGAGTCCCTCGTGGCGCGCGAGCTGTCCTTCGCGGAGTTCCTCGACCGGCGCCGCCTGCTGCTGCGCTCCGACCTGCTGGGGGCGTGGGCACGGTGGATCACCCCGGAGTTCGAGCCCCGCCGCTACGACACGTGGTTCTTCGTCGCCGCCCTCCCGGAGGGCCAGCGCACCCGCAACGCCTCCACCGAGGCCGACCGGACGGTCTGGATCCGCCCCGCCGACGCCGCCGCCGGGTACGACAAGGGCGAGCTGCTGATGATGCCGCCCACCATCTCCACCCTGCGCTCCCTGGAGCCGTACGGGCACGCCGCCGACGCGCTCGCCGCGGCCGGCGCACAGGACCTCACCCCGGTCCTGGCCCAGGCCGCGCTGGAGGACGGCGTACTCGTGCTCAGCTGGCCGGGCCACGACGAGTTCACCAAGCGAGTACGCCCGGGAGGACCCGCATGA
- a CDS encoding MBL fold metallo-hydrolase: MTDAAALPGQPRGTVSSGPATARAVNVLAPNASAMTLDGTNTWLVSEPDSELAVVIDPGPLDEGHLRAVIATAEQAGKRVALTLLTHGHPDHAEGAGRFAELTGTKVRALDPALRLGDEGLAAGNVIRTGGLELRVVATPGHTADSLCFHLPADRAVLTGDTVLGRGTTVVAHPDGRLGDYLDSLRRLRSLTVDDGVHTVLPGHGPVLDDAQGAVEFYLAHRAHRLAQIETAVENGLTTAEAVVAQVYADVDRSLWPAATWSVRAQLEYLREHGLIPGGPE, encoded by the coding sequence ATGACCGACGCCGCAGCCCTCCCCGGCCAGCCCCGGGGGACCGTCTCCTCCGGGCCGGCGACGGCCCGCGCGGTCAACGTCCTGGCCCCCAACGCCTCGGCCATGACCCTGGACGGCACCAACACCTGGCTCGTCTCCGAGCCCGACTCCGAGCTGGCCGTCGTCATCGACCCCGGCCCCCTCGACGAGGGGCACCTGCGGGCCGTCATCGCCACCGCCGAGCAGGCCGGCAAGCGCGTCGCGCTGACCCTCCTCACCCACGGCCACCCCGATCACGCCGAGGGCGCCGGCCGCTTCGCCGAGCTGACCGGTACGAAGGTCCGCGCCCTCGACCCCGCACTGCGCCTCGGCGACGAGGGCCTGGCCGCCGGGAACGTGATCCGCACCGGCGGCCTGGAACTGCGCGTGGTGGCCACCCCCGGGCACACCGCCGACTCGCTCTGCTTCCACCTGCCCGCCGACCGGGCCGTGCTGACCGGAGACACCGTCCTGGGCCGCGGCACCACCGTCGTCGCGCACCCCGACGGCCGCCTCGGCGACTACCTGGACTCCCTGCGCCGCCTGCGCTCCCTCACCGTCGACGACGGGGTCCACACGGTGCTCCCGGGCCACGGGCCGGTCCTGGACGACGCGCAGGGGGCCGTGGAGTTCTACCTCGCCCACCGCGCCCACCGGCTCGCCCAGATCGAGACGGCCGTGGAGAACGGCCTCACCACCGCCGAGGCCGTCGTCGCCCAGGTCTACGCGGACGTGGACCGCTCCCTGTGGCCCGCGGCCACATGGTCGGTGCGCGCACAGCTCGAGTACCTTCGGGAGCACGGACTGATCCCGGGGGGACCTGAATGA
- a CDS encoding ribosomal protein L7/L12 — MNTLFLLLALLATAGWITSTVTLKVRALEDKADRLERRLGRVLDHFGIEEPEPAGMDEVRALMRDGRTISAIKVYRQITGVGLAEAKRAVESLDPVVRKA, encoded by the coding sequence ATGAACACGCTGTTCCTGCTGCTCGCGCTGCTCGCGACCGCCGGCTGGATCACCTCGACCGTGACCCTGAAGGTGCGGGCGCTGGAGGACAAGGCCGACCGGCTGGAGCGCCGGCTGGGCCGGGTCCTGGACCACTTCGGCATCGAGGAGCCCGAGCCGGCCGGAATGGACGAGGTGCGGGCCCTGATGCGCGACGGCCGCACGATCTCGGCGATCAAGGTCTACCGGCAGATCACGGGCGTGGGCCTGGCGGAGGCCAAGCGGGCCGTGGAGTCCCTCGACCCGGTGGTGCGGAAGGCCTGA
- a CDS encoding nucleotidyltransferase domain-containing protein, with translation MEHRGLDADGYFEREGSLGRVQPEFAGPVAAARARVAEAYGPRLHSAYLYGSVPRGTARPGRSDLDLLIALHREPCDEDRDTAEVLGRGLDQDFPQIDGAGILLFGKDRLLSEQERYDLGWFLACLCTPLLGADLAEHLPRYRPDSLLAREANGDLAALLPRWRARFEAASEPAEFRRMNRFFSRHLVRTAFTLVMPRWGGWTSDLTESAEVFGRYYPERAAQLRRAAVVALAPVADPAVARAYLEDLGPWLADEYTARHGTKTPRP, from the coding sequence ATGGAGCACAGAGGGCTGGACGCGGACGGGTACTTCGAGCGGGAGGGGTCCCTCGGGCGGGTCCAGCCCGAGTTCGCGGGCCCGGTCGCGGCCGCGCGCGCCCGCGTCGCGGAGGCGTACGGGCCCCGGCTGCACAGCGCCTACCTCTACGGGTCCGTGCCGCGCGGGACCGCCCGGCCGGGGCGCAGCGACCTCGACCTGCTGATCGCCCTGCACCGGGAGCCCTGCGACGAGGACCGGGACACCGCCGAGGTGCTCGGGCGCGGGCTCGACCAGGACTTCCCGCAGATCGACGGGGCCGGCATCCTGCTGTTCGGCAAGGACCGGCTGCTGAGCGAGCAGGAACGTTACGACCTGGGCTGGTTCCTGGCCTGCCTGTGCACCCCGCTGCTCGGCGCCGACCTGGCCGAGCACCTGCCCCGCTACCGGCCGGACAGCCTGCTCGCCCGGGAGGCCAACGGCGACCTGGCCGCCCTCCTGCCCCGGTGGCGGGCGCGCTTCGAGGCGGCCTCGGAGCCCGCCGAGTTCCGCAGGATGAACCGGTTCTTCTCCCGGCACCTGGTACGGACGGCCTTCACCCTGGTCATGCCCCGCTGGGGCGGCTGGACCAGCGACCTCACCGAGTCCGCGGAGGTCTTCGGCCGGTACTACCCGGAGCGGGCGGCCCAGCTGCGCAGGGCGGCCGTGGTGGCGCTGGCCCCGGTCGCGGATCCGGCCGTGGCGCGCGCGTACCTCGAGGACCTCGGGCCGTGGCTCGCGGACGAGTACACGGCCCGGCACGGCACGAAGACGCCCCGCCCTTAG
- a CDS encoding Crp/Fnr family transcriptional regulator → MDDVLRRAPLFAALDDEQAAELRASMGEVTLARGDALFHEGDPGDRLYVVTEGKVKLHRTSPDGRENMLAVLGPGELIGELSLFDPGPRTATATALTEVKLLGLGHGDLQPWLNARPEVATALLRAVARRLRKTNDQMSDLVFSDVPGRVARALLDLSRRFGVQSEEGIHVVHDLTQEELAQLVGASRETVNKALADFAGRGWLRLEARAVILLDVERLAKRSR, encoded by the coding sequence GTGGACGACGTTCTGCGGCGCGCCCCGCTCTTCGCGGCGCTCGATGACGAGCAGGCCGCGGAGCTCCGCGCCTCCATGGGCGAGGTGACCCTCGCACGCGGTGACGCCCTGTTCCACGAGGGCGACCCCGGCGACCGGCTGTACGTCGTGACCGAGGGCAAGGTGAAGCTCCACCGCACCTCCCCCGACGGTCGCGAGAACATGCTGGCCGTCCTCGGCCCCGGCGAGCTGATCGGCGAGCTGTCGCTCTTCGACCCGGGCCCGCGCACCGCCACCGCCACCGCGCTGACCGAGGTCAAGCTCCTCGGCCTCGGCCACGGTGACCTCCAGCCGTGGCTGAACGCCCGGCCCGAGGTCGCGACCGCGCTGCTGCGCGCCGTCGCCCGGCGCCTGCGCAAGACCAACGACCAGATGTCCGACCTGGTCTTCTCCGACGTTCCCGGCCGTGTCGCCCGGGCGCTCCTCGACCTGTCGCGCCGCTTCGGCGTGCAGTCGGAGGAGGGCATCCACGTCGTCCACGACCTGACGCAGGAAGAGCTGGCGCAGCTCGTCGGCGCCTCGCGCGAGACCGTGAACAAGGCGCTGGCCGACTTCGCGGGCCGCGGCTGGCTGCGCCTGGAGGCGCGTGCCGTGATCCTGCTGGACGTGGAGCGGCTCGCCAAGCGCTCGCGCTGA
- the nth gene encoding endonuclease III, which translates to MGKASAKKPKTAASPAEIAKPAARAAKPESHLAMVRRARRINRELAEVYPYAHPELDFRNPFELLVATVLSAQTTDLRVNQTTPALFAAYPTPEDMAAAAPEHLEEIIRPTGFFRAKAKSLLGLSQALRDNFGGEVPGRIEDLVTLPGVGRKTANVVLGNAFGVPGITVDTHFGRLVRRFKWTEQDDPEKVEAEICAIFPKSEWTMLSHRVVFHGRRICHARKPACGACPIAPLCPAYGEGETDPEKARKLLKYEKGGQPGQRLAPPPDYPGLPAPPLGARTEP; encoded by the coding sequence ATGGGCAAAGCTTCGGCCAAGAAACCGAAGACGGCGGCGTCCCCCGCCGAGATCGCGAAGCCCGCCGCCCGGGCCGCGAAGCCGGAATCGCACCTGGCCATGGTCCGCCGGGCCCGCCGCATCAACCGCGAGCTCGCCGAGGTGTACCCGTACGCCCATCCGGAGCTGGACTTCCGCAACCCCTTCGAGCTCCTGGTCGCCACCGTCCTCTCCGCGCAGACCACCGACCTGCGCGTGAACCAGACGACCCCGGCCCTCTTCGCCGCCTACCCGACCCCCGAGGACATGGCCGCGGCCGCGCCGGAGCACCTGGAGGAGATCATCCGGCCGACCGGGTTCTTCCGGGCGAAGGCGAAGTCGCTGCTCGGCCTCTCGCAGGCCCTGCGCGACAACTTCGGCGGGGAGGTGCCGGGCCGGATAGAGGACCTCGTCACCCTGCCCGGAGTCGGCCGCAAGACGGCCAACGTGGTGCTGGGCAACGCCTTCGGGGTCCCCGGGATCACCGTCGACACCCACTTCGGCCGGCTGGTGCGCCGCTTCAAGTGGACCGAGCAGGATGACCCGGAGAAGGTCGAGGCGGAGATCTGCGCGATCTTCCCCAAGAGCGAGTGGACGATGCTCTCGCACCGCGTCGTCTTCCACGGCCGCCGGATCTGCCACGCCCGCAAGCCCGCCTGCGGCGCCTGCCCCATCGCCCCGCTCTGCCCGGCCTACGGGGAGGGCGAGACCGACCCGGAGAAGGCACGGAAGCTGCTGAAGTACGAGAAGGGCGGCCAGCCGGGCCAGCGGCTCGCCCCGCCCCCGGACTACCCGGGCCTTCCCGCCCCGCCGCTGGGAGCCCGTACGGAGCCCTGA